The Gloeobacter violaceus PCC 7421 DNA window TCGAGCAAACCACCCCGGCCAAACAGCACAGCCTCACCCTGAGCGGCGTGCCCGGCGGGGAAGGGCCGCTGCCGGCCCTGACCAACGCGGGTGAACCGGGTGAGATTGCCGTGACTTTTGCCAGTTCCAGATTCGAGGCCATCGGCCCGCGCACGCGCACCGCGGTGCGCTACCAAGGACAGATCACCGATGTCGAGGACGCGCGCCTTGCCCTCGAAGTGCCCGAAAATCGCCTGAGCGCCACTGCAGGCGGCAAAGCCGCCGGGGAGATCCGCCTGGCGCCGGTCCAATCGGAGGGCGAGGAGTCGAATTTCGATTCGACCAGCGAAGCCGCCGAACTCGACGGCGAAGTGACCAACCTCAGCGCAGTACTGCGTGTCAACCTGGGATCCGGCGACGCGCTCGCTATCGACGAGGCGCGCGTTGCAACAACGGCGCTCGCGGCCGACACCAACCTCGCTTCGCTGTTTGGCTTCGGAGCGGCGGCGGTGGTGATTCTCGCGGCGGTGGTGCTGTTTCTGCGGCCTCGCGCCCGCCGCTAGCCGGTTTGGTCAGTCAGTTTCACGTGTCTTCCACTTCTGGAAGCAAGCGCGAACCCAGGTACTGCTTGCTTTCGGCACTCGCTTCGAGAAGTTGCCCTTGGGCGGCGCCCGCCAGGCGCAAGGCGGCCTCCGCCGCCAGGGCCATCGCGCCCAGGGCAAGACCCAGCAGCGGATCGGTTTCAGCAGATTTCAAAGAGGTCGGCGCTGTCTGCTTCATGGTGGTATCCGAGGGTCTCCAGAGCTTCGCGGGCATCAAGCTGTACACTCAAATCTTCGTCGCCGAGTGCCCTCTGCAGGCTCGGCACCGCCCGAACGTCGCCGAGCCTGCCCAGGGCCCAGGCGCAGTTGCTGCGCACCACCGCAAACGGGTCCTTGGCCAGGGCGATGCTGAGCGGACCCAGGGCCCGCAGATCTCCCAACTGACCGAGGGCACTGGCCGCCCACAACCGGACCGCCGGAATATCGGTCATCAAAGCCTCAACAAGCGAGTCGAAGGCGCGCGCGTCGCAGCAATTTCCTAGGGCCCAGACCAGGCCCTTGCGTACATACCCGTTCCAATCGCGGTCCAGTACGGCGATCAGCGGCTCGACCGCCTCAGAGCAAGGATTACGGCCGACGGCGTAGGCGGCGCTCACCCGCACCAGCGGACAATCGTCGTTCAGCATTTCGATGAGGGCAGGTACAGCGCGCGCATCTTGAATCTCCGAAAAAGCACGCGCGGCAAGCATGCGCCGGTTGACGTCCGCGCAGCGCAGATCCTGCAGCAGTTGCTCGACATCCGGAGGCGGCTCGAGAACCTCGAGCGTGTAAGGTTCCGCCTCGATCAGCTCATCCATAACGCCCATTTTGGCACCCTCCACCTGCAGTACAGCAGGGTGAAGGGTGCCGCTTTTAAGATTCACTCCTCGGCCCAATCGCGCAGGAGCACCTGACGACGGGGGTGGCGCAGCTTGCGCATCGCCTTGGCCTGGATCTGGCGCACCCGCTCGCGCGAGAGGTTATACATCTCGCCGATGTCGGCCAGGGTGTAGCTGTTGCCGTCGGCCAGCCCGAAGCGCAACTCGATGATGTCGCGCTCGCGGGGAGTCAACAGGTGCAGCAGCGACTCGATCTGCTCGACAAGCAAATTGTGATCGAGCACCTCCGACGGGGAGATCGTGTCGCTGTCTTCGATGAGCTGCAGCAACTCGGTGTCTTCTTCTTTGCCGACTTTGACGTGCAGCGACAGGGTGCGCCGACCGGCATCGAGAATCTCATCGAGCTTGTCGATGTCAAGTTCAAGGGCCTCGGCCATCTCGGGCTTGGTGGGTTTGCGGGCCAGTTCCTGGGTGAGTTGTCGGCGAACGCGCTTGACCTGGTTGAGCTTCTCCACCATGTGCACCGGCAGGCGCACCGTGCGCGACTGCGAGGCGATGGCGCGGGTGATCCCCTGGCGGATCCACCAGTAGGCGTAGGTCGAGAACTTGAAGCCGCGCTCGAAGTCAAACTTCTCCGCCGCCCGCATCAGGCCGATGGCCCCTTCTTGAATCAGATCCAGAAACGGCACGCCGCGGTTGAGATATTTTTTGGCGATCGAGACGACCAGCCGCAGGTTCGCCCGCACTAGGCGGCGCTTGGCCGCTTCCGCCTCCGACCCCCCGGTGGCGATTACCTGGGCCAGCTCGACCTCTTGCTCGGAAGTGAGCAGCGGATAGCGGGACATTTCGCGCAAAAACTGGCCGACGGAATCTTCAAGAGAGGCCTGGCTGGTCCGACCGCGCCGCTGCTGGGGGTCGGAAAGCTGAATTTTGACCAAAGATGACATGTCTTTCTCCATATACTCCGAAGGCAAGACCGCTTAAATCCGCTTCAAGGTCTCTAATTTATTTAACAAAATTTAACCAATCAGTCAACAAAAAAGAAAAGTGTTGCGGCTTTGAATTATTTCTTAGTGTAGGGTGAGCGGGGCTGAGATCCATCTGTCGCGGGGATCATCTTGATCCCCGTGTGCCTCTCGGACGGTGGGGGGCCTTCAGTCGGCGGTGGCGGCTCCGGCTTCCAGCAAATGGTGTATTTGTTCTGTGCAGAGCGCCGTCACCGCCTCGAGCGCGGCGCGGCGGGTGTCGGCGGGCGGGTCGAGGGGCGGTCCGAAGGCGACTGCGACGCTGTGCAGGCGGGGCAGGACGCTGCCTTTGGGGAGGATCCGGCCGGTGCCGCCGACGGCGACGGGGACGATCGGTACCTGGGCCTTGGCGGCGATCATCGCCGCGCCCAGCTGGGGGGTGGCAACGCGGCCATCGGCGGTGCGGGTGCCGCCCACGAAGATGCCTACTGCCCAACCGGCTTCGAGCGCTTCGAGGGCGGTGCGGATGGCGCCGCGATCGCCGGTGCCGCGCCGGACCGGGAAGGCGCCGTAGACACGGATCAGCGATTTGAGCACGGGCACGCGAAAGAGTTCTTCTTTGGCCATGAAGGCCACCGGCCGCCGGGCGCAGTTGGCGAGGATCACGGGGTCGAGGTGGCTGGCGTGGCTGGAGGCGAGGATGACCGGCCCGCTGGGCGGGACGTGTTCGGCGCCGGTGATGCGCATGCGCAGGGCGGTGTGCAGCAGGGGACTGACCACCAGCCACTTCAGCAGGTGATAGGGCAGCAGGGTTTGCTCGGGGCGCAGGGTCTGTTGCACGGGTTTACTTTCCGCTGTAGCCCCAGGCGCGGGGGTCGACACCGCCCAGGGGAATGTCGCCCAGACCGTACTCGGCCCAGCGTTTGCTCACCTGCTCGGCGGTGGCCGGGTCGGCGCGCAGGGGTTCGCCCCAGGCGTGGTCGGTCTCGGGGGGGATCTTGGTGGTGGCGTCGATGCCGAGGCGCGCCCCCAGGCCAATGCGCTCGCAGGCAAAATCGAGCGTATCGAAGGGCGTGCGGGGGATCACAAACAGGTCGCGCTCGGGGTCGACCTTGGAGGCGATGGCCCAGACCACCTGGGAGGGATCGCGAATGTCGATGTCCTCGTCGACGACGATCACGAACTTGGTGTAAGTGAACTGGGCGAGGGCCGTCCAGAAGGCCATCGCCGCCCGCCGCGCCTGGCCCGGGTAAGCTTTTTTGATCGAGAGCACCGCCAGTTTGTAACTGAGCGCGTCCATGGGCAGAAAAAAGTCGCGCACCTCCGGTACCTGGGCGCGCAACAAAGGCGTGTAGATGCGGTTGAGGGCGATGGCGATCATCGCCTCCTCCTTGGGAGGGCGGCCGGAGAAGGTGGTGTGGTAGATGGGGTCGTGGCGGTGGGTGACGGTGTGGATGCGCACCAGGGGCGAATCTTCGACGCCGCCGTAATAGCCCATGTGATCGCCGAAGGGGCCGTCCGGGAGCACCTCGCCGGGGGTAATCGTCCCTTCGAGGACAAATTCGCTGTGGGCGGGCACGAGCAAGTCCGAGGTGCGGCACTGGGCCAGTTGCACCCCTTCGCCCGCGTAGAGGCCCGCGAAGACCCACTCGGACAGTTCCACCGGGATGGGCGTGGCGGCGGCCATCACCAGGAGCGGATCGACCCCGACGGCGATCGCCACGGGCAATTTTTGGCCGCGCTCGGCGGCCTTGCGCAGGTGGCGAGCCCCCCCGCGCACCGAAAGCCAGTGGACGGTCATCGTGTCGCGGCTTTGCTGCTGCAGGCGGTAGATGCCGACGTTGGGGGTACCGTCCTCCGGGTCGTGGGTGATCACCAGACCGAAGGTGAGGATGCGCCCCGCGTCCCCGGCGTAGGGGCGGATCATCGGAATGCGGTCGAGATCGACGGCCTTGCCTTCGAGGACGACCTGCTGGCATTCCGGGGCGAAGAGCACCCGCCCGGGACGGGCTTTGATCACATCGAACAGCAGCGGCGCAAATTCGAGGGCGTCCTGGAGGCTGCGCGGCGGGCGGGGTTTCTGGAGCTTGCCGAGCTTTTCGCCCAGGGCTTCCAGTTGCTGTTGCTCTTCGAGACCCATCGACCAGACCACCCGCTCCACGGTGCCCAGCAGGTTGACCGCCACCGGAAAGGGCGAACCTTTGACATTTTCAAACAGCAGCGCCGGACCGCCCGCGGCGAGCAGGCGATTTGCGATCTCGGCCACCTCCAGGTCCCGCTCGACCGGAGCGCTAATCCGCCGCAGTTGGCCCCGCGATTCCAATAGTTGCAAAAACGTGCGCAGATCCCGCCCCATAAGCCCCCGTACCGCTGCTTCGATGGTAGGGGCCGGGCGTGAGCCCTGGCAACCGGAGGGCCGCTCGCCGCCGGGGCGGTAAAATCGAAAAGCCCGTTTCGCCACCGCCGCCATGCCCGACGATTCGACTGCTCCCAAGCGCATCCTCTCAGGAGCCCAACCCACCGGCCAGTTGCACCTGGGCAACTACCTGGGGGCGGTGCGCAACTGGGTGAGCGAACAGCGGCAGTACGACAGTTACTTCTGCGTGGTCGATCTGCACGCCCTCACCGTCCCGCAGGAGGCGGCCGAATTGCGCGCGGCCACCCGCCGCACAGCCGCGCTTTATCTCGCCTGCGGCATCGACCCGGAGCGCTCGACGGTATTCGTGCAATCCCACGTGAGCGCCCATACCGAACTGACCTGGCTGTTCAACTGCCTGACGCCCATCAACTGGCTGGAGCGGATGATCCAGTTCAAAGAAAAAGCGATCAAGCTGGGCGAGGAGGTGGGTATCGGGCTATTCGACTACCCGGTACTGCAGGCGGCGGACATTCTGCTCTACGAACCCCACCTGGTGCCGGTGGGCGAGGATCAGCGCCAGCACCTGGAACTCACCCGCGATATTGCCCGCCGCTTCAACGACCGCTACGGCGAGAGCCTCAGGGTGCCGGAGATGCTCATCCGCAAAGAAGGTGCGCGGGTGATGAGCCTGCAGGACGGCACCTCCAAAATGTCCAAGTCCGACCCGTCGGACCTTTCGCGCCTCAACCTGCTCGATGCGCCCGAGAAGCTGCGCGACAAGATCAAGCGCGCCAAGAGCGACGCGGTGATGGGTCTCAAATTCGACCCGGCCAGGCCCGAGTGCACCAACTTGCTCACCATCTACCAACTGCTCTCGGGCGAAAGTCCCGAGGCGGTCGAAGCGCGCTTTGCCGACGCCGGTTTTGGACGTTTCAAGCCGATACTCGCCGACCTGGTCATTGAATATTTACGTCCCATCCGTGAGCGCTATGACGCGATTGCGGGCGAGAGCGGTTATCTTGAGGGCATCCTGCGCGAAGGCGCCCTGCGCGCCTCGAAGGTGGCCGGGCTCACCCTGGAGCGCATCCGCGATCGTATGGGGCTGCTGCCGCCTTTTTAAACCGGAAGCGCCGTTCGCGAATTTTACACACACGCTTTGGAAAGGACGGGCAATTATGAGCGGCGAGTATGTTCCTGGTCTGGAAGGCGTCCCTGCAACCCGTTCGAATATCAGTTTCGTGGACGGCAAAGCCGGCGTCCTGGAGTACCGCGGCATCCCAATCGACCAGCTTGCCGAGTCGAGCACGTTTTTAGAGACCGCCTTTTTATTGATTTTTGACCACCTGCCCACCAAGGACGAACTGCTCTCCTTCGAAGTCGAGATCCTGGGCCACCGGCGGGTCAAATACCGCATCCGCGACATGATCAAAAGCTTCCCCGAGAGCGGCCGGCCGATGGTGGCCCTCCAGTCGTGCATCGCGGCGCTGGGGCTTTTTTATCCGCTGCAAAACGAGAGCAAAGAAAAATACGCCTACGATTCGACTATCCGCCTACTCGCGAAGATGCCGACGATGGTGGCGACGTTTCATCAGATGCGCCTGGGCAACGATCCCATCCCGCCGCGCGACGACTTGGGCCACGCCGCCAATTTTCTCTACATGCTCACGGGCAAGGAACCCGACCCACGGGCGGCGCGCATCTTCGATGTCTGTCTGATGCTGCACGCCGAGCACACCGTCAACGCCTCGACTTTTTCGGCCCTGGTCACCGCCTCCACCCTGGCCGACCCCTATACCGTGATCACCTCGGCGGCGGGCACCCTCTCAGGCCCGCTCCACGGCGGCGCCAACGAAGAGGTGATCCGCATGCTCAAGGAAATCGGCACCATCGAGCGCGTCCGCCCCTACCTCGAGAATCGCCTCGCCCGCAAGGAAAAAATCATGGGCGTCGGCCACCGGGTCTACAAAGTCAAAGACCCGCGCGCCACGATCTTGCAGAATCTGGCCCAGGAGTTGTTCGACCGCTTCGGCCACAGCCGCCTCTACGACATCGCCGTCGAAGTCGAGCGCGTTTGCGACGAGTTGCTCGGCCAAAAGGGCATCTACCCCAACGTCGACTTCTACTCGGGTCTGGTCTACGAAAAGATGGGCATTCCCGCCGACATGTTCACCCCGGTATTCGCCATCTCGCGGGTGGCGGGGTGGCTCGCCCACTGGCACGAGCAGTTGGCCGACAACCGCATCTTCCGTCCCACCCAGGTCTACACCGGCTCCCACAACGTCGAATTCACGCCTCTGTCGCTGCGCTCCTACGCCTAGCGGTACAGTGGGGAGGAACACCACATCAAGGGGAAGGCCCTGATGGTGCGCCTGCCGCTCATCAACCTGCATCCGGATCATGTGGCCGAGGTGATCGAGACGGCCACCACCGAATTTCTCGCCCAGTGCCTGGACAAAGATTCGCTCGATTTTCCGGTGGCGCCGCCTTTTGGGTCGCTGGTCAAGGCGGTGGACGAGGAGGCGAATATCGACGTCTACGCGGTGGTCTACTACGCCACCACCAGCCCGATCGACTCGGTGCACCGGGCGCGGGCGATGGGACTCTCGATGCAGCAGTTGCGCTCGGAGCAGCCGCAAATTTTCGACATGCTCAAGACCGAATTCAAAGCGGCCATCGTCGGCTTCAAAGAGGACCGGCGCCTGGTGCAGCACCTGCCCGCCCGCCCGCCCTTCGTCCACCAGGCGGTGCTGCGTTGCTCCTCGGTGGAGGTGGCTTTTTTCAGCACCCGGCTCGATTTTCTGCGCACGGTGCTCACGGTCTCGGGCGCCCCGGTGGACGAACTGCTCGCCGCCACCGTCCGCCACTGCCACGCCGCCCACAGCCACAGCCGCCCCTGGCTGGTGGAGGCAGGGCGCGAAATCAGCCAACTGCTCAAAGACGACTACGATCGCCTGGGAGCCGTGCTGCGGCGTATGCGCCCGTGAATGTTCGCTCGGAGTGAATTATCGATGCGAAGGCAATCCTGGTGGCACTGGACGGTGGCGGCAATTGTCGCAGCCGGTTTGCTGAGCTTCGGTACCGCTTCGGCGCAGGGCGACGCCCGGCAGCAGGCTGTGCGTTCGGTGCTCGAACAGCAGGCCGCCGCCTGGAACCGCGGCGACATCCCGGGCTTCATGGCCGGGTACGAGAACGCCGAAACTACCACTTTCGTCGGCACCGACGTCAATCGCGGCTACCAGAAGGTGTTGGAGCGCTACTTCAAGCGCTATCCGACGCCCGAGGCGATGGGAAAATTGACTTTTTCAAATCTCGAAATCCTGCCCCTGGGCGAGGAGTACGCTTCTGCTCTCGGCCAATGGAAACTCGAACGGGCGGCCAAGGACGGGGGCAACGTCGGCGGCTACTTCACGTTGTTGCTGCGCAAAACGGCCGCGGGCTGGCGGATCATCCTCGATCACACCAGTTAGCCGAGGCGATTAGAATCGTTGCTTTGGCAAACTTCTGAGGAACCGTGTCTACCGTCGAACTGTTTGTCCAGGCCAGGCAGGATCTGGCCCCTGTCTTCGCCGCCGTCGATACCCGGGTGAAAAAAAATCTCCAGCGCGTCCTTGCCGCCTATCGCGCCGAAAAAATCGGCGCTCATCACTTTGCCGGGGTGAGCGGCTACGGCCACGGAGACCTGGGCCGCGACACCCTCGACCGGGCCTTCGCGCGCATTTTCGGCGCCGAGCAGGCCGCCGTGCGCGTCCAGTTCGTCTCGGGGACCCACGCCATCGCCTGCGCTCTGTTCGGCGCGCTGCGCCCGGGGGACGAACTGCTCTCGGTGGCAGGTGCCCCCTACGACACCCTCGAAGAAGTGATTGGCCTGCGCGGCGCAGGCCAGGGATCGCTCAGGGATTTTGGCGTCACCTACCGCGAACTGGCCCTCACCCCGGCAGGCGGCATCGACTGGGAGACACTAGCCACCGCCATCCGGCCCAAGACGCGCCTAGTGCTCATCCAGCGCTCCTGTGGCTACAGCTGGCGCCCCAGCGTCGCTATCGATCAAATCGAGCGGATAATCCGGCTGGTCAAATCGCAAAACCCACATACAGTCTGCTTCGTAGACAACTGCTACGGCGAATTTTGCGAAGATCGCGAACCCACCCACGCCGGGGCGGACCTGGTGGCCGGTTCGCTCATCAAGAACCCCGGTGGGACCATCGCCCCTGCGGGGGGCTATCTGGCGGGCAAAGCCGAGTGGGTCGAGCGCGCCTGCGCCAGGCTCACCGCCCCCGGCATCGGCAGCGCAGGCGGCTCTTCCCTCGACACCAACCGCCTGCTGATGCAGGGGCTCTTTCTGGCGCCGCAGATGGTGGGCGAGGCGCTCAAAGGGGCACACCTGGCAAGCTACATCTTTTCGAAGCTGGGCTACGCCGTCCAACCCGGCCCGACCGAGCCGCGCACCGACGTCATCCAGGCGTTGCGCCTGGGTTCGCCCGAGAAGCTCATCGCCTTTTGCCGGGCGATCCAGCGCAGTTCGCCCATCGACAGCTACCTGGAGCCGGTGCCCGACGTCGTGCCCGGCTACGCCGATGCCGTGGTGATGGCCGGGGGTACCTTCATCGAGGGCAGCACCCTGGAACTGTCGGCGGACGGTCCGCTGCGCGAACCTTACATTGTTTTTTTGCAGGGCGGCACCCATCTGGCCCACGTCGAAATTGCCCTGGAAGCGGCATTGGAGGCCATGCTGCATCGCTGAGTGATTTTCGCCGCACGGCATACCGGGCTGGGCTACTCGACGCCAACGGCTCGCGCCTGCATCAGCAACGGCAGCACGGGCATGTAGCCCGCTTCGATGCGCAAGATCTCCGCTTGGGTGTTGTCCTGCCGCACAAAAGATAGGCGGCACCACGTGTCGGCGTCGTCCAACTCCGACGGGCCGGGTGGCGGATCCGCTTCCACCAGCCCCGTCTGGTAAACGAGTGCGTAGTCTCCGGGTGGGACGACGAAGCGATGATCTTCTTCGTCGATGAGCGCACCCACGAAAATGCTCTCACCCTCGGGCACCGCGAAAGGGACCTGGACAGCCCGTATCGCCGAGGGAGCAATCTCAAAGGTCGGCTCGACACACACCTCGACGGCGAGCAGGCCGATGTCGCTCAGGGTTTCAAACGAGACACTGCCCGGCCGCCAGGAAAAACCCTGCTCGATGTGTTTGTCGTTCCATTCGTTGAAGCGGAACTCTTCACTCTGGATTTGAACGGCCAGCGTTCGCTCTTCTCCAGGAAACACGGTGAATCTTCCCAGCAGCATCTACCCCCTCGCAGGCCAGGTGTGGTCGTTTATGGCCAAGATTTTCCCACAAAGCAAGATTTATGTAATCACTTTATGCAATAACTACAGAGATTATTCAGCCAGCAGCACCGCGCGGTAGCGGACCCGATTGCGGCGCACCCGCTCGAGCGCCGCGTTCGCCTCGGCCATCGCAAAGGTTTCAACCAGCGGCATCACCCCGAAGCGCTCGGCCACCGAGAGCATTTCGACGATGCGCGAGCGGCTGCCAATGCCCGATCCCATCAGGCGCCGCCGGCCCCGGATGAGTTCGCGCACCGGCAACGCCAGCGGTTCGGGCGGTACGCCGACGAATACCAGGGTGCCGTCGGTGGCGAGGTGAGCCAGATAGCCCACCGCATCGAGGGCATAGGGGATCGTGCTGATGATGATGTCGAGGCGTTCGACAGGCGGCGGGGGCGAATCGCCCGGCGGCACGATCACCGCCCGGTGCGCTCCGAGGGCGGCCGCCTGCCGGGCTTTGTCCTCGGAGGTGGTGAAGACCGTCACCCGGTTGCCGAGGCGGCCGGCGAACTGGACTGCCAGGTGGCCGAGTCCGCCCACCCCGATGACGCCAATCTCCTGGCCCGAGCTCATCCCTGCCGCCCGCAACCCCGAATAGACCGTGATCCCGCCGCACAGAAGCGGTCCTGCGACGTGGGTGGGAATCCCCGCCGGAATCTTGAAGGCAAAGCGCGCATCGATCGCCAGATAATCGCCGAAGCCGCCGTAGCCGGTGACGATCGTGGCCTGGCTGTGGGCGCACAGATTTTCGTTGCCGCGCAGGCAGTCGAGGCACTGCAGACAGGCCGAGCGCTGCCAGCCCACGCCGACTCGGTCGCCGGGCTTCAGGTGACGCACCTCGGATCCGATCTCCACCACCTCGCCCACCACCTCGTGCCCGGGCACCAGCGGATAGCGCGAGCGGCCCCAGTCGTTGTCGATCATGTGCAGGTCCGAGTGGCAGACACCGCAGGCGCACACCCGAATCAGGCAATCCTGGCTTGCCAGCCCGCCCAGGGTATAGGTAAACGCTTCGAGAGGTCCACCCGCCTCCAGGGCGGCGAGCGCGTGAATTTCGATCAATGCAAACCTTTCGCTGATTCCGCCTGGGTGAAGACGGCCTGGGGCCGGTGCCGCTCAGTATAACCGGGGCCGGTGCAGCAGATAGGCTTGCTCTGTACAGACGGAATCCGCTCCTCTTTGGTGAGGCCCACGGAGCGCTCACTGCAGCAGATTGAAGGTGTCCCGGAAGATCAACAGCACGCCCAATCCCAGCAGCACCAGCATGCCCGCCTGGTTGACGTAGTTTTGTATCTTGTCGGGGACGGGTTTGCCCCGCAGCGCCTCGGCAATCACGAACACGAGTTGTCCACCGTCAAGGGCTGGCAGGGGCAGCAAGTTCAGCACCGCGAGGTTAAAGGAAATCAACGCCGCCACGTAGAACAAGTTGAGCCAGTCGCTCTGGGCGGCCTGGGCGGTGACGGCCACGATCCCCACCGGTCCGGTAAGTTGGTCGAGTCCCGCCCGGCCGGTAAACAACTGCCCGAAGCCGTTCAAAGTCGTGACGGCGATGCGGCCGTAGGCGGTGGCGCTGCTGGTGAAAACTTCGGCGATATCCCGGGGTGCCCGGCGCGTCACGGTGCCGTTGGCAGAGAGCGAAACGCCGACTTTGCCCTGGGCATTCGGGGTGAGGGCCACGGGCCGCCGCTCCTCACCGCGCTGGACTACCAAATTGACGGACTTGTCGGCATTGGCCTGAAACACCCGGCTCAGTTGGGCCAGCGCCCCATCGCCACTGCCGACGGGACGCCCTGCCGCTTCGAGGACGACATCGCCCGCTTCGAGGCCCGTGCGCTCAGCCGCCTGACCGGCCGTCACCTGCTGGATGAGGGCGCCGGGCCGCACCTGGGTCTCGGGTACACCCCCCAGCACCACCAGCGCCAACAGCACCAGATAGCCGAACACAAAGTTCGCCGTCACCCCGGCAAGCAGGACGATCGTTCTATCGAGAATCGGCCGGTTCTTGAGCAGATGCGGATCGTCTTTGGGTATACCGCTATCCGGGTCGTCGTCGGGAAAGCCGACATAGCCGCCCAGGGGCAAGGCGCGCAGGGCGTACTCCACCTCCGGCCCCTGGTAGCGGGCGATCACCGGTCCAAAGCCGATCGAGAAGCGGCTCACCCGGATACCTTGCCAGCGGGCCGCCAGAAAATGGCCCAGCTCGTGCACCACGATGAGCAGACCCAGCACCAGGATCGACAGCAGCACAAACATCGCGTACCTTCTTTGCTCCGGCCGACATCTTCATCATCGCAGTGCGCCCGCAGAGCAAACTATGCACAAAGCAGGAAAGGCGCCTCAACCACCGATCACTTCGTCGAACCGACACTGCGACGGCTCGGCTACTGTCCCCGGCCAAACGAGTTCCCCTTCGATGAGCCGGCAGCCCTGCAGCGATGATACATAATAGTGGCCACATACGTAGCCACTATTATGGAATTCATTGGTGTTCGCGAGTTTCGAGATCGCGCCAGTCATTATTTGGCAAGCAAGCACGCCCTTGGCATTCGCAGAAACAACCGCCTGATCGGTGTTTATGTTCCGTTGCCGGAGTTGTCGGAGCAAGAAGAGCAAACCGGAGACATCAAGCGTCTGGGCGAGCTAGTTCGTCAAATGGCTGCTCAGAACCAGCTCGATGAAGAGAGCTTTGCCGCCATGTTCGAGAGCGCTGCAGGCGACCCGGGTACGAATGCTATTGGTTGTTGACGCCAATATCATTGTCGGAACGCTTTTGCGGGAGGCGGGCCGTACTCTGGTGGCTGAGCGGAGATTGGATCTATTTATCTGCGAACGGGCTGTGGAGGAAGCGTTGCACGAATTGCGCAAACGGGGCAATGCTATGGTTCGCCAGGGCCGTATTCTACCGGTACAGCGCGACACCATGCTTGAGTTGGCGCTCAGCACTCTTCGCCGGAACATCCGTATTGCGCCGGAGTTGGTGTATTTACCGGTTGAGCGCCAAGCCCGCCAACGTATTCCTCGTGACCCAGACGATTGGCCCACCGTTGCCCTGGCACTGGTTCTCGAAAGTGGCATCTGGACTGAAGACAACGACTTTTTGGGATGCGGCCTTCCTACCTGGACTACCCAGACGCTGCACACGCACCTTACCGGGGGCTGGGTGCCCACGTAACAGCGGCTGCGCTGAGGCTAATTATGACTTGCGGTCCACAGATCGATGGCCTCAGTGTAGGTGTGGAGCGCCTACACCTCAAACGCCGGCAAAATTCGCCGGATCCTGGTCGCGCCGATGCTGGACAGGCAGAGGGGGACCTTGGCCATCGCCCACCAAAGCGGCGGTGTGCTCCAGGGATTCGCGCAACCGTCTGGCCGCGTAGATAGACATATCGCGGGGCACGTTTATCCGGTCGCGCAGATATCGCAGCGCCGGGTCAGAGCCCGGCGGCGGTGTGCAGACTTGGCCGGTGATCAGGTGGGTCAGAGCACAGCGCAGCGCCTCGTCGAACAGTCGGCGATCGGCGGGGTTGACTCGAATGATGTTGGTGCGGTGCTTGAGCACCCGCCGAAGCGCTTCCGTGCGGGAGTTTTTGGGCTCGGGGTAAGCCACATCGGGCAGTCCGGCCCAAGGACCATGATCTACCCGTGCTTTGTTGCGTTGCATCTGGGGCTCGCCGTTTTCCCAGCAGCCACCCATCTGGGGCGGCAAGTCGTGG harbors:
- a CDS encoding YybH family protein, which codes for MRRQSWWHWTVAAIVAAGLLSFGTASAQGDARQQAVRSVLEQQAAAWNRGDIPGFMAGYENAETTTFVGTDVNRGYQKVLERYFKRYPTPEAMGKLTFSNLEILPLGEEYASALGQWKLERAAKDGGNVGGYFTLLLRKTAAGWRIILDHTS
- a CDS encoding aminotransferase class I/II-fold pyridoxal phosphate-dependent enzyme — encoded protein: MSTVELFVQARQDLAPVFAAVDTRVKKNLQRVLAAYRAEKIGAHHFAGVSGYGHGDLGRDTLDRAFARIFGAEQAAVRVQFVSGTHAIACALFGALRPGDELLSVAGAPYDTLEEVIGLRGAGQGSLRDFGVTYRELALTPAGGIDWETLATAIRPKTRLVLIQRSCGYSWRPSVAIDQIERIIRLVKSQNPHTVCFVDNCYGEFCEDREPTHAGADLVAGSLIKNPGGTIAPAGGYLAGKAEWVERACARLTAPGIGSAGGSSLDTNRLLMQGLFLAPQMVGEALKGAHLASYIFSKLGYAVQPGPTEPRTDVIQALRLGSPEKLIAFCRAIQRSSPIDSYLEPVPDVVPGYADAVVMAGGTFIEGSTLELSADGPLREPYIVFLQGGTHLAHVEIALEAALEAMLHR
- the comJ gene encoding competence protein ComJ, whose protein sequence is MLLGRFTVFPGEERTLAVQIQSEEFRFNEWNDKHIEQGFSWRPGSVSFETLSDIGLLAVEVCVEPTFEIAPSAIRAVQVPFAVPEGESIFVGALIDEEDHRFVVPPGDYALVYQTGLVEADPPPGPSELDDADTWCRLSFVRQDNTQAEILRIEAGYMPVLPLLMQARAVGVE
- a CDS encoding NAD(P)-dependent alcohol dehydrogenase; this translates as MIEIHALAALEAGGPLEAFTYTLGGLASQDCLIRVCACGVCHSDLHMIDNDWGRSRYPLVPGHEVVGEVVEIGSEVRHLKPGDRVGVGWQRSACLQCLDCLRGNENLCAHSQATIVTGYGGFGDYLAIDARFAFKIPAGIPTHVAGPLLCGGITVYSGLRAAGMSSGQEIGVIGVGGLGHLAVQFAGRLGNRVTVFTTSEDKARQAAALGAHRAVIVPPGDSPPPPVERLDIIISTIPYALDAVGYLAHLATDGTLVFVGVPPEPLALPVRELIRGRRRLMGSGIGSRSRIVEMLSVAERFGVMPLVETFAMAEANAALERVRRNRVRYRAVLLAE
- the rseP gene encoding RIP metalloprotease RseP, with protein sequence MFVLLSILVLGLLIVVHELGHFLAARWQGIRVSRFSIGFGPVIARYQGPEVEYALRALPLGGYVGFPDDDPDSGIPKDDPHLLKNRPILDRTIVLLAGVTANFVFGYLVLLALVVLGGVPETQVRPGALIQQVTAGQAAERTGLEAGDVVLEAAGRPVGSGDGALAQLSRVFQANADKSVNLVVQRGEERRPVALTPNAQGKVGVSLSANGTVTRRAPRDIAEVFTSSATAYGRIAVTTLNGFGQLFTGRAGLDQLTGPVGIVAVTAQAAQSDWLNLFYVAALISFNLAVLNLLPLPALDGGQLVFVIAEALRGKPVPDKIQNYVNQAGMLVLLGLGVLLIFRDTFNLLQ
- a CDS encoding PIN domain-containing protein; the encoded protein is MLLVVDANIIVGTLLREAGRTLVAERRLDLFICERAVEEALHELRKRGNAMVRQGRILPVQRDTMLELALSTLRRNIRIAPELVYLPVERQARQRIPRDPDDWPTVALALVLESGIWTEDNDFLGCGLPTWTTQTLHTHLTGGWVPT